A segment of the Aureimonas sp. SA4125 genome:
CGATGGGAGCCCCGACGTCGACGGCACCGGTCTGCGCGATGTTGGGCAGGCGCTTGACCGAGATGCGCAAGGGGGCGGCGCGCTCGACAACCATCGCCAGATCCGCCGCAGACACATCGGACGCCGTCACGATGATCTGCGTGATCGGCGTCGCCGCCAGTACCGCCCGGTCGACGATCGTACCGAGGTCCCGCAGCGCGCCGAGGACGCTCGTCCCGTGCAACTGCCGCCGACGGTTCTTCGGCCGCTCGTCGATGATTCCGATGATGCGGTTGCGCAGGTGGCCGCGACGCTGGTTGCGGATGAAGAGGTCAGCCTGGTCGTTGAAGCCAAACAGGAGCACGTTGTCATAGTGGCCGCCGGCCGATTCCTCTCGGTCGTCGATGCGGAAGGTGCCTTTTTCCTTGTAGAGCCGATAGGCAAGGCGCGGTCCGCCGAGAGCGACGATCATCACGAACCATGCAATCACCATGGTCGACCGCGGCAGATACGCACCCCGGAACAGCAGGAAATTCCCGAGCAGGAAGATCACGCAGACGACCGTGACAGCCTTGACGATCGACAGCACGTCCAGCAGCGATGCGTAGCGCCAGGCGCCGCGGTTGAGGGAGAACAGGGGGAACAGCGCGGCGCTGAGGCAGGTGAAGGCAGCCGTCATCGCCCAGAGCTGCCACATCGTCAGCAACGGCTCGATGCCCCAGGCCAGGCCCAGAGCAAGCGTGAAGGAGAGGGCAACGGCGACGACGTCGTGAACGACACCCAGGGACCGCAGCGAGGTCCTTGGCACACGCGAAAGAAGCCGCAGCATTTGAACCAGCATCGGCTACCCTTACGTCAGAATCGGGCTTGCCCCACGGGGCCGTGAGCATGAATTCATATCACCATCAGCCTTTAGACGTAAGATGCGGGCGGGTTGCCGACTTTGCTCGGCCGGGTTGCCTTGCCTGGTGTCCTAGCCAAACACGCTCGCTCCGGAATTGGCAGCACCCACGGCGAGACGGAACGGCGCGAACAGCTCGCGGCCGATGCCGAACTCGTTGCCGCTGAGGTCGACTTCGGCGGTCTGGCGCATGGCGAGCTCGGCTGGGTCGACGAGGAGCTCCAGCGTGCCGGCATCGCCATCGAGGCGGATCATGTCGCCCTCGCGGATCTTGCCGATCATCCCGCCGGCCTTGGCCTCCGGCGTCACGTGAATGGCCGCCGGGACCTTGCCGGAGGCACCCGACATGCGCCCGTCGGTGACGAGGGCCACCTTCTGGCCGCGGTCAAGGAGAATGCCGAGGAAGGGCGTCAGGTTGTGCAGTTCGGGCATGCCGTTCGACTGCGGGCCCTGGAAGCGCACCACGGCGATGAAGTCTCCGGTCAGCGTGCCGGCCTGAAAGGCCGCCGAGAGCTCGCCCTGGGTGTGGAAGATTTTTGCCGGCGCCTCGACGAGGCGACGCTCCGGCTTGACGGCGGAAACCTTGATCACGGCGTGGCCGATATTGCCCTGGAGCATGCGCAGGCCGCCATTGGCTGAGAAGGGCTTGTCGCCGGTCGTCAGGACCATGGGATCGCCGCTCTCCGGCGGTGCCGGCTGGCGAATGACGGATTGGCCGTCCGCGGCGAGCTTCGCCTCGATCGCATAGGGCCTGAGGCCCGCGCCCCAGGCCGTGCGGACGTCGTCGTGGAGGAGGCCGCGGTCGAGCAGTTCGCGGATGAGGAAACCCATGCCGCCGGCAGCGTTGAAATGGTTCACGTCCGACAGCCCGTTGGGATAGACGCGGGCGAGCAGCGGCGTCGCGTCCGAGAGGTCGGAAATGTCCTGCCAGGTCAGCTGGATGCCGGCCGCCGCCGCCATCGCGAGGAGATGCAGCGTATGGTTGGTCGAGCCGCCGGTGGCGTGCAGGCCGACGACGCCGTTCACCACGGCGCGCTCGTCGACGACGAGGCCGGCCGGCGTGTACTCGTTGCCGAGGGCCGTGATCGCCAGCGCGCGCTTCGTCGCTTCCTTGGTCAGGGCGTCGCGCAGCGGCGTGTTCGGGTTGATGAAGGAGGAGCCCGGCGTGTGCAGGCCCATGATCTCCATCAGCATCTGGTTGGAATTGGCGGTGCCGTAGAACGTACAGGTGCCCGGCCCATGATAGGATTTGGATTCCGATTCCAGGAGCTCCGGACGGCCGACCTTCCCCTCTGCATAGAGCTGGCGGATCCGCGCCTTCTCGTCGTTCGGCAGGCCCGTGGTCATCGGTCCCGCCGGCACGAAGATCGCCGGCAGGTGGCCGAAGGTGAGGGCGGCGATGACGAGACCGGGCACGATCTTGTCGCAGACGCCGAGATATACGACGGAATCGAACATGTCGTGGCTGAGGCCGACGGCCGCCGACATGGCGATGACGTCGCGCGAAAACAGGCTGAGCTCCATGCCGGCCTGTCCCTGCGTGACGCCGTCGCACATCGCCGGAACGCCGCCGGCGACCTGCGCCGTGCCGCCGACCTCGCGCGCTGCCGCGCGGATGAGTTCGGGATAGCGCTCGAAGGGCTGATGGGCCGAGAGCATGTCGTTGTAGGCGGTGATGATGCCGAGATTGGGCGTCTGGGTGCCGGACAGGCGCTCCTTGTCGGTCGGTCCGCAGGCGGCAAATCCATGCGCGAGATTGCCGCAGGACAGCGTCGAGCGCTTCGGCCCGGCCGCGCCCTTGGCGCGGATGCGGCTGAGATAGAGGTCACGGGTCGGGCGCGAGCGCTCGCGAATCCGGTCGGTGATCTCGTCGATGCGACGGTCTACGGTCATTGGGTCATCCTTTGTCGGGTGAGAGGCGGTCCTGTCGGGAGAGGACCGTCTCGTCGTTCGAAGGCTCAGTCGGTCGCGACAGGGGCCGCATCGGTCGCGAGCGGGGCCCAGAAAATCTCCAGCGGCCGTTCGCGGGGCGCGCGCAACACGGCGCGAATCGGCAGGTCGAGTTCCGATCCCGGACTTTGCGCCGCCTCGAGCACGCCGAGTTTTTCCGCTCCCTCGACATGAAGCACCAGCAGGCGGGCATCGATGAGGCGCGACAGGGTCAGCGTCACCCGCGGCTCGCCGGCGCCGGGCGCGCGCATGATGGCGATAGACTTCGGATTGGTCGGATCGATGGCGGTGGCGAGCGTATCGCCCCCGGGAAAGAAGGAGGCGGTATGCCCATCGGTCCCCATGCCGAGGACGACGACGTCGAAGGGCCGTCCCAGCCCGCCCAGCCGCGCGCAGAGGGTCTCCTCGACATCCTCCGGGGCTTCCGCGGCTTCGTAGAGCGGTTCGAAATGCGCGGCGGCGGCCGGACCCTTCAGGAAATGCCGGCGCAGAAACCCGGCATTGGAGCGCGCGTGGTCTTCGCCGACCCACCGCTCGTCGACGAGCGTGACCGTGACGGCGGACCAGTCCAGATCGATCGCCGAGAGCTTCTGGAGAAAAAGCTCAGGCGTCGATCCACCCGAAACGGCAAGGCTTGCCGAGCCGTTGATGGCGATTCCTCCGGCCAGCACCGCAGCGACGCCGGTCGCCAGGGCTTCCGCCAGCGCCTCCCTCGACCCGTAGCGATGCAGCACGGCGCTCTCCTTCCAGTGTCGGGCCCGGCATGGTGCCGGGAATCTCTCTGCCAAGCACCTCCCGCGGGAGGGACCCGCGCGGTCGCTATTCCGGCTCGTGCCAGGTCCGCCCGTCGCGCTCGATGAGGGCGATCGACGAGGAGGGGCCCCAGGTGCCGGCGGTGTAGCCCTGCGGCTTCAATCCCTTGTCGGCCCAGGCGTTGAGGATGGGGTCGACCCATTCCCACGCCGCCTCGACCTCGTCGCGGCGCATGAACAGCGTCTGGTTGCCGCGGATCACGTCCATCAGGAGGCGCTCGTAGGCGTCGGGATTGCGGGTCTGGAAGGACGCGGCGAAGCTCATGTCGAGAGGCACGTGCCGGAGACGCATGCCGCCGGGGCCCGGATCCTTGATCATCAGCCACTGCTTGACACCCTCGTCCGGCTGCAGCCGCATCACCAGCTGGTTCTGCTGCACATTGCCGGCACTGGCGTCGAAGATCGAGTGGGGGATCGGCCGGAAGGTGACGATGATCTCCGACATGCGCTGCGACAGGCGCTTGCCGGTCCTGAGGTAGAAGGGCACGCCGGCCCAGCGCCAGTTCTCGATCTCGACCTTCAGCGCGACGAAGGTCTCGGTATCGCTGTCGCCGTCGTTCAGGTCGTCGATATAGCCCTTCACCGCCGCGCCTTTGGAGGCACCGGCCTTGTACTGGCCGCGTACCGTCCGCTGCTCGACGTTGCCGGTGCCGATCGGGCGAAGCGCGCGCAGAACCTTCAGCTTCTCGTCCCGCAAGGCGTCGGCATTCATCGCCGAGGGCGGCTCCAGCGCGACGAGGCAAAGCAGCTGCAGCATATGGTTCTGCACCATGTCGCGCAGCGCGCCGGCCTTGTCGTAGTAGCTGGTCCGTCCCTCCAGTCCGACCTCCTCGGCCACCGTGATCTGAACGTGGTCGATATATCCCGACTTCCACACCGGCTCGTACAGCATGTTGGCAAAGCGCAGCGCCATCAGGTTCTGCACGGTCTCCTTGCCGAGATAGTGGTCGATGCGGAAGACCTGCTCCTCGCGGAAATGCCGGCCGATCGTGTCGTTCAGCGCCCGCGCCGATTCCAGATCGCGCCCGACCGGCTTTTCGACGACGAGGCGGGTCTTCTCGTTGGCCAGACCCTTTTCCGCGATCTTGCTGGCGAGGTCGGCAAACAATGACGGGCCGACGGCGAGATAGAACGCGCGGATGCGGTTGGTGCCGACCTCGTCGAGCAGGCCCTTGAGAGCATCCCAGCCGGTGTCGGAACGGGCATCGACCTCGCGATAATGCAGACGCGAGAGAAAGCGGTCGACTGATTCGGAGTCGCGATCCTCCGGCTTCACATAGGCCTCGATCGCGTTCCGGGCGAAGGCGCGATAGTCCTCGTCGGAGATGTAGGTTCGGGAGGCGCCGATGATCCGCGACTCCGCCGGGATCTGCCCGTCATGGTCACGGTGATAGAGCGCCGGCAGGAGCTTGCGCTCGGCGAGGTCGCCGTTTCCACCGAAGACGATGTAGTCGAAAATCTCGACCGGAATGATCTGGCTGGACATCAAGGCCTTTCCCAGCGGCTTTCGCGCTGCGATATGCTAATCGAAACCGATTAGTCTAATCGATTGAAAAACTCCAGTGGATCGAACCTTCCGGAGCGTATCTCTTATGCATGGCAAGCCTCGCGCCAAGCTCTCCTGACGCCGTCACAGCCGATCCCGCAGGGAATACCAGGTCATGGCGAGGAACAGGAGCGGGTGGCGCAAAGACCTGCCGCCCGGAAAAGCCGGGATCTTCAGCGCTTCGAAGTCGGCGAGCCGGTCGCGGTTGCCGGTGATCCGGTCGGCATAGAGCCGGCCGGTAAAGTTCGCCAGCATCACCCCATGCCCGGAAAAGCCGCCGATGGCGGTGATGCCGGGCTCGACGACCCTGACATAGGGCATGCGCACCATGGTGATGCCGACCGATCCGCCCCAGGCATGGGTGATCGGCACGTCCCTCAGATGCGGGTAGATCTCGGCGATCTGGCGGCGGATGTGGTGTGACATGTCGCCGGCGGCCGTCGTGTAGGCCTCGCGGCCCCCGAACAGGAGACGCCCATCGCGAGACTTGCGGAAATAGCGCACGACGAAGCGCGAATCGTCGACGGACTCACCGCCCGGCAGCACGCGATCCGGCTCCTCGAGCGGCGCGGTGGCGCCGATGAAGGAGCGGATCGGCATGATATGGCGCGCCGCCTCGCGGTTGAGATCGCCGCCATGGGCATTGGTGGCGATCAGCGCCCGGTCGGCGCGGATGGTGCCGCGCGCCGTCGTGGCGATGACGCCGCCAACGCCCGTGAGCGAGACGACCGGCGTCTCCTCGAAGAGTTGCGCGCCGGCCTCGGCGGCGACGCGGGCGGTGCCGACGAGAAGCTTCAGGGGATGGATGTGCCCCGTGCCGGTGTCGCGCGTGCCGCCGAAATAGGCCGACGATCCAAGCCGCTCTTGCGTCTCGGCCCGGTCCATTAGCGTGATGTGGGGGTAGCCGTAGCGGGTGGCGAGTTCCTCGGCGTTTTCGGCATAGTCCTTCACCAGCCTCTGCCGGTGCGCGACGGAGAGCTGCCCCTCGGCATAGTCGATGTCGATGGCGTGGACGCTGGAGAATTCGAGGAGATGGGCTTTCGCCTCTTCGGCGAGATCGAACAGCGCCTTCGTCCGCTCGAATCCGTAGGTCGGTTCGAGATCCCCCGTCCACAGCCGATGCCCGGTGTTGAGCTGGCCGCCATTGCGCCCGGACGCCCCGTCGCCGAAGCGATGCCCTTCGAGCACCGCGACGCTGACGCCGCGTGCGGCAAGCTGGGCCGCCGCGGAAAGGCCGGTATAGCCGCCGCCGACGACGAGGACGTCGACCTTGAGGTCGCCGTCGAGCCGAGGATAACGCGGCCTCTCGACGGAATCCTCGTACCAGGAGCGGCCCGGCGAGATCGGCGACTGGTAGTCCGCCATCAGACGCTCAACAGCAGGAATTCGCGTTCCCAGGGGCTGATCACCTGCATGAAGGTCTCGAACTCGCCCCGCTTGATGCCGGCATAGGTGCCGACGAAATCGCGCGAGAAGACGTCATGGAAGGCCGGCTCGGCCTCGAACGCCGCGACCGCTTCGAGGAGGCCGCGCGGCAGCGAGATCACGCCGTCCTCGTTCACCGTCTTGTCGGTCGGCTGATCCGGCTCCAGGCCTTCGGCCATGCCGAGATAGCCGCAGGCGAGCGATGCGGCGAGCGCAAGATAGGGATTGGCGTCGGAGGAGGGCAGGCGGTTCTCGACCCGCCGCCCGGAAGCGTCCGAGGTCGGCACGCGAAACGCCGTGGTCCGGTTGTCGTAGCCCCAGGCGTTGTTGGTCGGTGCCGACATGCCATAGGTCAGCCGCCGGTAGGAGTTCACATAGGGCGCCATCATGATCAGCGCCGCGGGCACGTAGCGCTGCATCCCGCCGATGAAGTTGTAGAACAGCTTCGAGGGCGTGCCGTCGACTTCGGAAAAGATGTTCTGGCCGCTGCGCTGGTCGATCACCGACTGGTGGATGTGCATCGCCGAGCCCGGCTGGCCCTGGATGGGCTTGGCCATGAAGGTCGCGTAGATCCCGTGCTTCAGCGCCGCCTCGCGGATGGTCCGCTTGAACATGAAGACCTGGTCGGCAAGCTCGATCGGATTGCCGTGGCGCAGGTTGATCTCGAGCTGGGCGGCGCCGTCCTCGTGGATCAGCGTGTCGATCTCGAGCCCCTGCGCCTCCGAGAAATGGTAGATGTCGTCGATCAGCTCGTCGAATTCGTTGACCCCGCCGATCGAATAGGCCTGGCCGCTCTGAATCTGCCGCCCGGAACGCCCGGTCGGCGGGGTCAGCGGATAGTCCGGATCGACGTTCTTGGAGACGAGATAGAACTCGATCTCGGGCGCCACGATCGGCTGCCAACCCCGGTTCTCGTAGAGCGCCATCACGCGTTTCAAGACGTTGCGGGGAGTGTAGCCGACGGCGGCGCCCGTCGTGTCGACGAGGTCGCAGATGATCTGCGCCGTCGGATCGCTCTCCCAGGGCACAAGCGACAAGGTCGACAGGTCAGGCACCAGCTTCAGGTCGCCGTCGTTCGGCGAATAGCGGAACTCGCCGGTCTCTTCCGGGTACTCGCCGGAAATCGTGTGCATGAACAGCGCCGAGGGCAAAGCCAGCGAGGTGTTGCCGGTAAACTTCTTCGCCGGCATCATCTTGCCGCGGGCAACGCCGGCAAGGTCGGGCGTGATGCATTCGAGGTCGTCGATGCCGCGGACCGCAAGCCACTGCGCAGCCTCGGCCATCGACTGCACGCCGCGCGTGGAGTCGAGGAAGGTCGGGCGTGGTTCCTCGTTCAGGCGGAAACGGGTCATGTCCCGCTTCGAGGGTCCCTGCATCTGGAGGGACGACGCGCTGCCGTCACTCGACCCGCGCTTGGGCTTTTCGCGTTTGATCTTCGGCCGCGCACTCAAGGGCGGTCTCACGTTTCTGGGGCGGTCTGCCATGCAATCTTTCGGGCTACTCGATTGCCGGCCAGCATAGACGCTTGGCGTGAGGCGGGAAAGACGCCCCGACAAAGTGCGCTTCCCGGCCCACGGGCCGATTGACGTCCCGGATTAAACGTAGCTACATTAAATAATGAAGATCACCTTCGATCCGGCGAAGCGTGAAAAGGCTCTGCGCGAGCGCGGGCTGGATTTTCACCGCGCGTCGGAAGTCTTCGATGGTGCGTTCACGTCTGCCCCGGACGATCGCTTCGACTATGGTGAGACCCGCATCATTTCTGCAGGATTTCTCGACGGTCGCATGGTCGTGGTCGTGTGGACGCCACGGGGAGAAACCCGGCACATCATTTCGATGAGGTATTGTCATGCCAAGGAAGAAAAGCGCTGGCGAAAGCGATTGGATTGATCCCGACGACGCTCCGGAATTGACGGACGCGTATTTTGACCGGGCGGATCTCTACCACGGCGAGGTTCTGGTCCGGCGCGGCCGCCCGCCGCTCGATGCGCCGAAGCGGCAGGTCACGCTGCGGCTGAGCCCGGAGGTGATCGACCACTTCAAGGCCGGCGGGCCCGGCTGGCAGACCCGGATCGACGACGCTCTGCGACAGGTGATCGCCGCCAAATAGGCACAGCCGGAGGCCACCAGGTAAGCGCGGCCGGAGGCCAGGTAAGCGCGGCCGGAGGCCAGACAGGCGCGGCCGGAGGCCAGACAGGCGCGGCCGGAGGGGCGCGCGATCGAAGCGACGCGCGCCCCTCCGGATTTTGGCCCTTTCAGCCTTCGCCCAGAGGCGGGGCCGGAACGAAAACGGTCAGCCGTTCGTCTTGACGATCACCGGGATCAGCAGATCCCCCCAGTTGCCGTTGCCCGAATGATGCCGCGCCGAGCGCACCAGTTCGACCGAGACGCCGGCCTCGACCGCCTTCATCACCGACTGGTTCAGCCGGTGCAGGTCGTTGGCGAGCATCCGGATCGCCGTCTGCTGCGCCTCGTCCATGGCCGAGGACTGCTCCTCGGCGCGTTCCTTGACGCGGGTGCGGGGGCGGTTCGTTTCCAGCGAAATCGCGCTCATCGTTTCTCTCCTCGATTGTCTGTTGATGCGTGGGAGCGGGCCGGGCGCCTATTCCGCGGCCTGCAGCGAGGGCGGCGAGCGGAACTGCGCGCTCTCGGTCGATTCGCCCATCGCCGTGGTCGACGAGGTGCCACCGGAGATCGCCATCGACACGGCGTCGAAATAGCCGGTGCCGACCTCGCGCTGATGCTTCGTCGCGGTATAGCCGACGGCTTCCGCGTCGAATTCGGCTTGCTGCAGCTCGGAATAGGCCGCCATCTGCCGGTCCTTGTAGCCGCGGGCGAGCTCGAACATGCCGAAGTTCAGCTGGTGGAATCCGGCCAGCGTGATGAACTGGAACTTGTAGCCCATGGCGCCGAGCTCCCGCTGGAACTTGGCGATCGTCGCGTCGTCGAGATGCTTCTTCCAGTTGAAGGATGGCGAGCAGTTGTAGGCCAGCATCTGATGCGGATGCTCGCGTTTCACCGCCTCGGCGAAACGCCTGGCCTGGTCGAGGTCGGGCTTGGACGTCTCGCACCAGATGAGGTCGGCATAGGGCGCATAGGCGATGGCGCGGGCGATGCAGGGCTCGAGGCCGTTGCGGATGCGGTAGAACCCCTCCGCCGTGCGATCGCCGTCATAGTCGACAAAGGGCCGATCGCGCTCGTCGATGTCCGAGGTCAGGAGCTTTGCCGCCTCGGCGTCGGTGCGGGCGATGACCAGCGAGGGCACGCCCATGACGTCGGCGGCGAGGCGCGCGGCGGTGAGGTTGCGGATGTGCGCCTGCGTCGGGATCAGAACCTTGCCGCCGAGATGGCCGCATTTCTTTTCCGACGCCAGCTGATCCTCGTAGTGGACGCCTGCCGCGCCCGCCTCGATGAAGGCCTTCATGATCTCGAAGGCGTTCAGCGGACCGCCGAAACCGGCCTCGGCA
Coding sequences within it:
- a CDS encoding BrnT family toxin, with protein sequence MKITFDPAKREKALRERGLDFHRASEVFDGAFTSAPDDRFDYGETRIISAGFLDGRMVVVVWTPRGETRHIISMRYCHAKEEKRWRKRLD
- a CDS encoding BrnA antitoxin family protein — encoded protein: MTDAYFDRADLYHGEVLVRRGRPPLDAPKRQVTLRLSPEVIDHFKAGGPGWQTRIDDALRQVIAAK
- the zwf gene encoding glucose-6-phosphate dehydrogenase, with protein sequence MSSQIIPVEIFDYIVFGGNGDLAERKLLPALYHRDHDGQIPAESRIIGASRTYISDEDYRAFARNAIEAYVKPEDRDSESVDRFLSRLHYREVDARSDTGWDALKGLLDEVGTNRIRAFYLAVGPSLFADLASKIAEKGLANEKTRLVVEKPVGRDLESARALNDTIGRHFREEQVFRIDHYLGKETVQNLMALRFANMLYEPVWKSGYIDHVQITVAEEVGLEGRTSYYDKAGALRDMVQNHMLQLLCLVALEPPSAMNADALRDEKLKVLRALRPIGTGNVEQRTVRGQYKAGASKGAAVKGYIDDLNDGDSDTETFVALKVEIENWRWAGVPFYLRTGKRLSQRMSEIIVTFRPIPHSIFDASAGNVQQNQLVMRLQPDEGVKQWLMIKDPGPGGMRLRHVPLDMSFAASFQTRNPDAYERLLMDVIRGNQTLFMRRDEVEAAWEWVDPILNAWADKGLKPQGYTAGTWGPSSSIALIERDGRTWHEPE
- the pgl gene encoding 6-phosphogluconolactonase, whose product is MLHRYGSREALAEALATGVAAVLAGGIAINGSASLAVSGGSTPELFLQKLSAIDLDWSAVTVTLVDERWVGEDHARSNAGFLRRHFLKGPAAAAHFEPLYEAAEAPEDVEETLCARLGGLGRPFDVVVLGMGTDGHTASFFPGGDTLATAIDPTNPKSIAIMRAPGAGEPRVTLTLSRLIDARLLVLHVEGAEKLGVLEAAQSPGSELDLPIRAVLRAPRERPLEIFWAPLATDAAPVATD
- a CDS encoding FAD-binding oxidoreductase, whose product is MADYQSPISPGRSWYEDSVERPRYPRLDGDLKVDVLVVGGGYTGLSAAAQLAARGVSVAVLEGHRFGDGASGRNGGQLNTGHRLWTGDLEPTYGFERTKALFDLAEEAKAHLLEFSSVHAIDIDYAEGQLSVAHRQRLVKDYAENAEELATRYGYPHITLMDRAETQERLGSSAYFGGTRDTGTGHIHPLKLLVGTARVAAEAGAQLFEETPVVSLTGVGGVIATTARGTIRADRALIATNAHGGDLNREAARHIMPIRSFIGATAPLEEPDRVLPGGESVDDSRFVVRYFRKSRDGRLLFGGREAYTTAAGDMSHHIRRQIAEIYPHLRDVPITHAWGGSVGITMVRMPYVRVVEPGITAIGGFSGHGVMLANFTGRLYADRITGNRDRLADFEALKIPAFPGGRSLRHPLLFLAMTWYSLRDRL
- the aceA gene encoding isocitrate lyase, yielding MTDFYNLVPTAPAGRFDHVTRAYSAADVERLRGSVQIQHTLAENGANRLWQLLHEEDFVNSLGAMTGNQAMQQVRAGLKAIYLSGWQVAADSNTAGAMYPDQSLYPANAAPELCRRINRTLQRADQIEQAEGKHSVDTWFAPIVADAEAGFGGPLNAFEIMKAFIEAGAAGVHYEDQLASEKKCGHLGGKVLIPTQAHIRNLTAARLAADVMGVPSLVIARTDAEAAKLLTSDIDERDRPFVDYDGDRTAEGFYRIRNGLEPCIARAIAYAPYADLIWCETSKPDLDQARRFAEAVKREHPHQMLAYNCSPSFNWKKHLDDATIAKFQRELGAMGYKFQFITLAGFHQLNFGMFELARGYKDRQMAAYSELQQAEFDAEAVGYTATKHQREVGTGYFDAVSMAISGGTSSTTAMGESTESAQFRSPPSLQAAE
- a CDS encoding glutamine synthetase family protein, which gives rise to MTRFRLNEEPRPTFLDSTRGVQSMAEAAQWLAVRGIDDLECITPDLAGVARGKMMPAKKFTGNTSLALPSALFMHTISGEYPEETGEFRYSPNDGDLKLVPDLSTLSLVPWESDPTAQIICDLVDTTGAAVGYTPRNVLKRVMALYENRGWQPIVAPEIEFYLVSKNVDPDYPLTPPTGRSGRQIQSGQAYSIGGVNEFDELIDDIYHFSEAQGLEIDTLIHEDGAAQLEINLRHGNPIELADQVFMFKRTIREAALKHGIYATFMAKPIQGQPGSAMHIHQSVIDQRSGQNIFSEVDGTPSKLFYNFIGGMQRYVPAALIMMAPYVNSYRRLTYGMSAPTNNAWGYDNRTTAFRVPTSDASGRRVENRLPSSDANPYLALAASLACGYLGMAEGLEPDQPTDKTVNEDGVISLPRGLLEAVAAFEAEPAFHDVFSRDFVGTYAGIKRGEFETFMQVISPWEREFLLLSV
- the edd gene encoding phosphogluconate dehydratase, yielding MTVDRRIDEITDRIRERSRPTRDLYLSRIRAKGAAGPKRSTLSCGNLAHGFAACGPTDKERLSGTQTPNLGIITAYNDMLSAHQPFERYPELIRAAAREVGGTAQVAGGVPAMCDGVTQGQAGMELSLFSRDVIAMSAAVGLSHDMFDSVVYLGVCDKIVPGLVIAALTFGHLPAIFVPAGPMTTGLPNDEKARIRQLYAEGKVGRPELLESESKSYHGPGTCTFYGTANSNQMLMEIMGLHTPGSSFINPNTPLRDALTKEATKRALAITALGNEYTPAGLVVDERAVVNGVVGLHATGGSTNHTLHLLAMAAAAGIQLTWQDISDLSDATPLLARVYPNGLSDVNHFNAAGGMGFLIRELLDRGLLHDDVRTAWGAGLRPYAIEAKLAADGQSVIRQPAPPESGDPMVLTTGDKPFSANGGLRMLQGNIGHAVIKVSAVKPERRLVEAPAKIFHTQGELSAAFQAGTLTGDFIAVVRFQGPQSNGMPELHNLTPFLGILLDRGQKVALVTDGRMSGASGKVPAAIHVTPEAKAGGMIGKIREGDMIRLDGDAGTLELLVDPAELAMRQTAEVDLSGNEFGIGRELFAPFRLAVGAANSGASVFG